The Bacteroidia bacterium genome includes a window with the following:
- the pth gene encoding aminoacyl-tRNA hydrolase codes for MKFLIVGLGNIGDEYENTRHNIGFKILDTLARTSSIFFDSNSRLAFTTEYRFKGRIFILIKPTTYMNLSGKAVNYWMQKEHIPLENVLVITDDIALPFGALRMKTKGSDGGHNGLKSINETLGTTDYTRLRFGVGNDFPKGRQVEYVLGKWSEEDEKKISARIEMAIEMIKSFATTGTQHTMTAYNNK; via the coding sequence ATGAAATTCTTAATTGTAGGATTAGGAAATATTGGCGATGAGTACGAAAATACCCGTCATAATATCGGATTTAAAATACTGGACACTCTCGCGAGAACGTCCAGTATTTTTTTTGATTCCAATAGCCGCTTGGCTTTTACAACAGAATATCGTTTTAAAGGACGAATTTTTATTCTGATAAAACCTACCACATACATGAATTTGAGTGGAAAAGCGGTGAATTATTGGATGCAGAAAGAACACATTCCCTTGGAAAATGTATTGGTGATTACCGACGACATTGCTTTGCCATTCGGCGCTTTGCGGATGAAAACAAAAGGGAGTGACGGTGGACATAACGGATTAAAAAGCATTAACGAAACACTCGGAACGACGGATTATACACGTTTGCGTTTTGGTGTGGGAAACGATTTTCCGAAAGGAAGACAAGTAGAATACGTGTTGGGAAAATGGTCGGAAGAGGACGAAAAAAAAATTTCCGCTCGCATCGAAATGGCGATTGAAATGATAAAATCTTTTGCTACCACAGGTACACAACACACAATGACGGCTTACAACAACAAATAA
- a CDS encoding 50S ribosomal protein L25/general stress protein Ctc, protein MKSVSISGSPRVDVGKKDAKALRNEGRVPCVIYGGTEQVHFSVIEKDFKNLVYSPDVHSVKLDVDGKKFEAIMQEVQFHKIKEQILHVDFLQVLPGKPVVMNLPVKTKGNAAGVKAGGKLNTKLRSLKVRGLVQDVPDDITLDVESLELNQAIRVADIKIKGLELLDAPNVTVVSVQITRAVVEEAKPAAGAAAPAAGAAAPAAGAAAPKAGAVAPKADAKKPDAKK, encoded by the coding sequence ATGAAATCAGTATCTATTAGCGGTTCACCACGTGTGGACGTAGGGAAAAAAGATGCCAAAGCGTTGAGAAATGAAGGTCGCGTGCCTTGCGTTATATACGGAGGCACAGAACAAGTTCATTTTTCGGTAATCGAAAAAGACTTTAAAAACTTGGTGTATTCTCCGGATGTACACAGCGTAAAATTGGATGTAGATGGAAAAAAATTCGAAGCCATCATGCAAGAAGTACAATTTCACAAAATAAAAGAACAAATTTTACACGTTGATTTTTTGCAAGTTTTACCAGGGAAACCAGTTGTAATGAATCTTCCAGTGAAAACAAAAGGAAACGCAGCCGGTGTAAAAGCAGGTGGGAAATTGAATACAAAATTAAGAAGTCTTAAAGTAAGAGGCTTGGTACAAGATGTTCCGGATGATATTACATTAGACGTAGAATCATTGGAACTTAATCAAGCTATTCGTGTTGCGGACATCAAAATAAAAGGACTTGAATTGTTGGATGCACCAAACGTAACTGTTGTTTCTGTACAAATAACAAGAGCGGTTGTAGAAGAAGCTAAACCAGCAGCAGGCGCAGCAGCTCCGGCAGCAGGTGCAGCAGCTCCAGCGGCAGGCGCAGCAGCTCCTAAAGCAGGCGCCGTAGCTCCGAAAGCGGATGCGAAAAAACCAGACGCTAAAAAATAA
- a CDS encoding ribose-phosphate pyrophosphokinase, which yields MNPSVKFFSGTASQQIAGKIAHEYGIELGKVTVSRFSDGEFQPSFEETVRGSDVYIFQSTFPPTDNLFELLLMIDAAKRASANHIVAVIPYFGFARQDRKDQPRVAIGAKMVAKMLEAAGVNRIMTMDLHADQIQGFFEIPVDHLYASSIFLPYIKSLQLPNLTMAAPDTGGTKRANAYAKYFNSEMAICYKQRKKANVIQSMTVIGDVEGRDVVLVDDIIDTAGTLCTAADMMMDKGATSVRAVCTHPILSGKAFERLENSKINELIVTDTIPLKQQHPKIKVLSSSALFADVIKKLVSHESISSHFVV from the coding sequence ATGAATCCATCGGTAAAATTTTTTTCAGGAACAGCGTCCCAGCAAATTGCCGGAAAAATAGCGCACGAATACGGAATAGAATTAGGAAAGGTAACTGTTTCGCGCTTTAGCGACGGGGAATTTCAACCTTCTTTTGAAGAAACAGTTCGCGGCAGCGATGTATATATTTTTCAATCTACTTTTCCGCCAACGGATAATTTATTTGAACTTTTATTGATGATTGATGCGGCTAAGAGAGCTTCTGCCAATCACATTGTGGCAGTAATTCCGTATTTCGGATTTGCACGGCAAGATAGAAAAGATCAACCGCGTGTGGCGATTGGTGCAAAAATGGTAGCGAAAATGTTGGAAGCAGCAGGCGTAAATCGCATCATGACAATGGATTTACATGCCGATCAAATACAAGGCTTTTTTGAAATTCCAGTAGATCATTTGTATGCTTCGTCTATTTTTTTACCGTATATAAAAAGTCTGCAATTACCTAATTTAACAATGGCTGCGCCTGATACCGGTGGAACAAAACGTGCCAATGCGTATGCAAAATATTTTAATTCGGAAATGGCGATTTGTTACAAGCAACGCAAAAAAGCAAATGTGATTCAGAGCATGACCGTAATTGGTGATGTAGAAGGTAGAGATGTTGTGTTGGTGGATGATATTATTGATACCGCCGGAACTTTGTGTACCGCTGCGGATATGATGATGGATAAAGGTGCAACGAGCGTAAGAGCAGTTTGTACGCATCCGATTCTTTCTGGAAAAGCGTTTGAAAGATTGGAAAATTCAAAAATAAATGAATTGATTGTAACGGATACAATTCCCTTGAAACAACAACATCCGAAAATAAAAGTATTGAGTTCATCTGCTTTGTTTGCAGATGTGATCAAAAAATTAGTTTCGCATGAAAGTATCAGTTCACATTTTGTAGTGTAA
- a CDS encoding lysophospholipid acyltransferase family protein, with translation MKVVIAVFRTLWKILFVLNFALGLILLYPFFAFYLSSEKRFFGAFRLMRFWAKWILFFPGIRVRSENEIDIKNLPQPCVFCANHSSYLDIVTCYYLIPDYFIFMGKQELAKAPLFNIFFKKMNILVNRKSNVDSHKAFTEAAAILDKGQNIFIFPEATISTAGELKAFKNGAFRLAIEKQVPIVAITFLNNWRLIQTGAFFKAHGQPGIAKAIIHKPIETKGMNLDDLLSLKTNVRQKMQDAKNKYDANR, from the coding sequence ATGAAAGTTGTAATTGCCGTATTCCGTACACTTTGGAAAATACTTTTCGTGCTCAATTTTGCACTTGGATTGATTTTGCTGTATCCTTTTTTTGCATTTTATTTATCGTCCGAAAAAAGATTTTTCGGCGCCTTTCGGCTGATGCGTTTTTGGGCAAAATGGATTTTATTTTTCCCCGGAATACGCGTTCGTTCCGAAAACGAAATTGACATTAAAAATCTTCCACAACCTTGCGTTTTCTGCGCCAATCACAGTTCGTATTTAGACATTGTAACGTGTTATTATCTCATTCCCGATTATTTTATTTTTATGGGAAAACAAGAACTCGCGAAAGCGCCTTTGTTCAATATTTTTTTCAAGAAAATGAATATTTTAGTGAACCGAAAAAGCAACGTGGATTCGCACAAAGCATTTACCGAAGCCGCCGCTATTTTAGATAAAGGACAAAATATTTTTATTTTTCCGGAAGCTACTATTTCCACCGCAGGCGAATTAAAAGCCTTTAAAAATGGAGCTTTCCGACTTGCCATCGAAAAGCAAGTTCCCATTGTTGCCATTACTTTTTTAAACAATTGGCGCTTGATTCAAACCGGCGCATTTTTTAAAGCACATGGACAACCAGGCATCGCCAAAGCAATTATTCACAAACCCATCGAAACCAAAGGCATGAATTTGGACGATTTACTATCTTTGAAAACGAATGTTCGGCAAAAAATGCAGGACGCAAAAAATAAATACGATGCAAATAGATGA
- the gatC gene encoding Asp-tRNA(Asn)/Glu-tRNA(Gln) amidotransferase subunit GatC, which yields MQIDESTVDKLAILARLEFDANTKKEMVKDLARIISFVDKLKELDTENIEPLIYMSDEVNVLREDEVKQIITHQEAMQNAPKKDSDFFKVPKVLGAKK from the coding sequence ATGCAAATAGATGAATCAACCGTTGATAAATTAGCCATTTTGGCACGCTTAGAATTTGATGCAAACACCAAAAAAGAAATGGTGAAGGATTTAGCGCGCATTATTTCTTTCGTAGATAAATTAAAAGAACTCGACACCGAAAATATTGAACCCTTGATTTACATGAGCGACGAGGTAAACGTTTTGCGCGAAGATGAAGTAAAGCAAATTATTACGCATCAAGAAGCAATGCAAAATGCTCCCAAAAAGGATTCCGATTTTTTTAAAGTTCCAAAAGTTCTCGGTGCGAAAAAATAA